A genomic region of Streptosporangium lutulentum contains the following coding sequences:
- a CDS encoding Jag family protein has product MTEAEAEKETVKAAPDLAALEQEGEIAADYVEGLLDIADIDGDIDMDVEGDRAVVSVVDIKGGDLVGSNGEVLEAIQELTRLAVHRQTGERSRLMLDIGGFRERRRAELSELGRKIAEDVKRDGEPKSLQPMTPFERKVVHDAVAAAGLRSESEGEEPRRFVVVLPV; this is encoded by the coding sequence TGACCGAGGCCGAGGCCGAAAAGGAGACCGTGAAGGCGGCTCCGGATCTCGCTGCGCTGGAGCAGGAAGGCGAGATCGCGGCGGACTACGTCGAGGGTCTGCTCGACATCGCCGACATCGACGGTGACATCGACATGGATGTCGAGGGTGACCGTGCCGTGGTGTCGGTTGTGGATATCAAGGGCGGCGACCTCGTGGGCTCCAACGGCGAGGTGCTGGAGGCGATCCAGGAGCTGACCCGTCTCGCGGTGCACCGGCAGACAGGCGAGCGGTCCCGCCTCATGCTGGACATCGGTGGTTTTCGTGAGCGTCGCAGGGCCGAACTGAGCGAACTCGGTCGGAAGATCGCCGAAGACGTCAAGCGCGATGGCGAGCCCAAGTCGCTGCAGCCGATGACGCCTTTCGAGCGCAAGGTCGTGCACGACGCCGTCGCGGCGGCGGGCCTGCGAAGCGAATCCGAGGGCGAGGAGCCCCGTCGCTTCGTGGTGGTCCTGCCCGTGTAG